One genomic window of Halobellus limi includes the following:
- a CDS encoding HD domain-containing protein gives MATIKDSVHDHIQVEGVAAALLDTEPVQRLRHIKQLGTVQLVYPSANHTRFEHSLGVYHLADRALDHLGIGGRQAERIRAAALLHDVGHGPYSHNVESVTHRHTGKYHDDVHELLGAGAVGEVLREHDLEPDRVADLVAGEGQYGQLVSGELDVDRMDYLVRDAHHTGVPYGTIDHERLIRELTFVDGELVLAEGNVQTAESLLLARALMNPTVYQHHVARISKAMLRRGAERLLDRTDTTPHELRRMDDHDLLVALRTTDATSEVARRLRTRTLYKRAVWAELEAVPEDVVDADYATLRDLEAEVADRADLPAERVVVDVPERPSMTESTSRVMVSGEMRRLGKQSPLVSALRTAQKQQWRLGVYVPEPETDRAGRAAVDVLGLDLDGALVSDVRPGVTATLDEFTDAER, from the coding sequence ATGGCGACGATCAAGGACAGCGTCCACGACCACATCCAGGTCGAGGGCGTCGCTGCCGCCCTCCTCGACACCGAGCCGGTACAGCGGCTCCGGCACATCAAGCAACTGGGGACCGTCCAGCTGGTCTACCCCTCGGCGAACCACACGCGGTTCGAGCACTCCCTCGGCGTCTACCACCTCGCGGACCGCGCGCTCGACCACCTGGGGATCGGCGGGCGGCAGGCCGAGCGGATCCGCGCGGCCGCGCTGCTCCACGACGTCGGTCACGGGCCGTACAGCCACAACGTCGAATCGGTCACCCACCGACACACCGGCAAGTACCACGACGACGTCCACGAACTGCTCGGGGCGGGCGCGGTCGGGGAGGTCCTCCGCGAGCACGACCTCGAACCCGACCGCGTCGCGGACCTCGTCGCCGGCGAGGGCCAGTACGGCCAGCTCGTCTCCGGGGAGCTCGACGTCGACCGGATGGACTACCTCGTCCGCGACGCCCACCACACCGGCGTCCCGTACGGCACGATCGACCACGAGCGGCTGATCCGCGAGCTCACCTTCGTCGACGGCGAACTCGTCCTCGCCGAGGGGAACGTCCAGACGGCCGAGTCGCTGCTGCTCGCGCGCGCGCTGATGAACCCGACCGTTTACCAGCACCACGTCGCCCGCATCTCGAAGGCGATGCTCCGGCGCGGGGCCGAACGGCTGCTCGACCGGACGGACACCACGCCGCACGAACTCCGCCGGATGGACGATCACGACCTGCTGGTCGCGCTCCGGACCACGGACGCGACGAGCGAGGTCGCCCGTCGGCTTCGCACCCGTACCCTGTACAAGCGTGCGGTCTGGGCCGAACTGGAAGCCGTCCCCGAAGACGTCGTCGACGCCGACTACGCGACGCTCCGGGACCTCGAAGCCGAGGTCGCCGACCGAGCGGACCTCCCCGCCGAGCGGGTCGTCGTCGACGTCCCCGAGCGGCCGTCGATGACCGAGTCCACCTCGCGCGTGATGGTGAGCGGCGAGATGCGGCGCCTGGGCAAGCAGTCGCCGCTGGTGTCGGCACTGCGGACGGCGCAGAAACAGCAGTGGCGACTCGGGGTCTACGTCCCCGAACCGGAGACTGACCGGGCGGGCCGGGCGGCCGTCGACGTGCTCGGTCTCGATCTCGACGGCGCGCTCGTCTCCGACGTGCGCCCGGGCGTGACGGCGACGCTCGACGAGTTCACGGACGCGGAACGGTGA
- a CDS encoding amidohydrolase family protein, translating into MIVEGTVLRGPELEPVRGRVVVEDGEIVAVEEADVYSEDVVLPAFVNAHTHIGDSIAKEAGAGLSLDDLVAPPDGLKHRLLREASREETVDAMRRSLRLMADTGTAACVEFREGGVEGVEYIREAAEGLPIEPVTLGRETEAAMHESDGFGASGARDGDFDRLRNATREAGKLFGIHAGERDPHDINPALDLDPDFLVHVVHPESIHYDRIADDDVPVVVCPRSNLVTGVGVPPIRELVERTTVALGTDNVMLNSPSMFREMEFAAKLADVPATEVLRMATVNGAEVAGLNCGVVEPGRDAKLLVLDGDSDNLAGAQDVVRAVVRRAGARDVKDVIL; encoded by the coding sequence ATGATCGTCGAGGGAACGGTACTGCGCGGTCCGGAACTCGAACCCGTGCGGGGGCGCGTCGTCGTCGAGGACGGCGAGATCGTCGCCGTCGAGGAGGCGGACGTCTACTCCGAGGACGTCGTCCTGCCGGCGTTCGTCAACGCGCACACCCACATCGGCGACTCGATCGCCAAGGAGGCCGGAGCGGGGCTCTCGCTGGACGACCTCGTCGCGCCGCCGGACGGACTGAAGCACCGACTACTCCGGGAAGCGAGCCGCGAGGAGACGGTCGACGCGATGCGCCGCTCGCTGCGGTTGATGGCGGACACCGGCACCGCCGCCTGCGTCGAGTTCCGCGAGGGCGGCGTCGAGGGCGTCGAGTACATCCGCGAGGCCGCCGAGGGCCTCCCGATCGAACCGGTGACGCTCGGCCGGGAGACCGAGGCCGCGATGCACGAATCGGACGGCTTCGGCGCCTCCGGCGCGCGCGACGGCGACTTCGACCGACTCCGGAACGCCACGCGCGAGGCGGGCAAACTGTTCGGCATCCACGCCGGCGAGCGCGACCCCCACGACATCAACCCCGCCTTGGACCTCGACCCCGACTTCCTGGTCCACGTCGTCCACCCCGAGTCGATCCACTACGACCGGATCGCCGACGACGACGTACCGGTCGTCGTCTGCCCGCGTTCGAACCTCGTGACCGGCGTCGGCGTCCCGCCGATCCGCGAACTCGTCGAGCGGACGACCGTCGCGCTCGGTACCGACAACGTGATGCTAAACTCGCCGTCGATGTTCCGCGAGATGGAGTTCGCCGCCAAACTCGCCGACGTCCCCGCGACCGAGGTGCTCAGGATGGCGACGGTCAACGGTGCGGAGGTCGCGGGGCTGAACTGCGGCGTCGTCGAGCCCGGACGCGACGCGAAACTGCTGGTCCTCGACGGCGACTCGGACAACCTCGCCGGCGCGCAGGACGTCGTCCGCGCGGTCGTCCGCCGCGCCGGCGCGAGAGACGTGAAGGACGTCATCCTGTAG
- a CDS encoding DUF7126 family protein: protein MILVAGADGEGIGDALEALGVEVVRVTGVATRESLDAAGLAEAHTLVLTDMDDASAIPVAKEANTEVRIVAYSRDSLPEFARGQADLAVDPDLLTPDVVAEELVDGRIEG, encoded by the coding sequence ATGATCCTGGTCGCAGGAGCCGACGGAGAGGGCATCGGCGACGCGCTCGAAGCGCTCGGCGTCGAGGTCGTCCGCGTTACGGGCGTCGCCACCCGCGAGTCGCTCGACGCGGCCGGACTCGCGGAGGCTCACACGCTCGTCCTCACAGATATGGACGACGCCTCCGCGATCCCGGTGGCGAAGGAAGCCAACACCGAGGTCCGGATCGTCGCCTACTCCAGGGATTCGCTCCCGGAGTTCGCCCGCGGACAGGCGGACCTCGCCGTCGATCCCGACCTCCTGACGCCCGACGTCGTCGCCGAGGAACTGGTCGACGGGCGGATCGAAGGGTAA
- the guaA gene encoding glutamine-hydrolyzing GMP synthase produces MVDAPSFIEDAVEEIEAEVGDANAVIALSGGVDSSVAAALAYRAIGDRLTPVYVDTGLMRKGETDQIRETFSYMDSLRVVEAQDRFLDALSGITDPEEKRHAIGERFIREFEREAVSADADYLVQGTIYPDRIESEGNIKSHHNVGGLPEVVDFEGLVEPVRELYKDEVRDVARELGLEEIISERMPFPGPGLAIRVVGEVTREKVEIAREACHIVEEETAEHDPWQAFAAVVGKGTGVKGDNRVHGWIVSVRSVESRDGMTARAQELPWETLQRIQSRITGENENVARVVYDVTHKPPATIEYE; encoded by the coding sequence ATGGTCGACGCACCGTCGTTCATCGAGGACGCGGTCGAGGAGATCGAAGCGGAGGTCGGCGACGCCAACGCCGTCATCGCGCTCTCTGGGGGCGTCGACTCTTCGGTCGCCGCCGCGCTGGCCTACCGTGCGATCGGCGATCGGCTCACGCCGGTCTACGTCGACACCGGACTGATGCGGAAGGGCGAGACCGACCAGATCAGAGAGACCTTCTCGTACATGGACTCCCTGCGGGTCGTCGAGGCGCAGGACCGCTTCCTCGACGCGCTCTCGGGCATCACCGATCCCGAGGAGAAGCGCCACGCCATCGGCGAGCGGTTCATCCGCGAGTTCGAACGGGAGGCCGTCTCCGCCGACGCCGACTACCTCGTCCAGGGGACGATCTACCCCGACCGGATCGAGTCGGAGGGGAACATCAAGTCCCACCACAACGTCGGCGGGCTGCCGGAGGTCGTCGACTTCGAGGGGCTCGTCGAGCCCGTCCGCGAACTGTACAAGGACGAGGTCCGCGACGTGGCCCGCGAACTCGGCCTCGAGGAGATCATCTCCGAGCGGATGCCGTTCCCCGGTCCGGGGCTGGCGATCCGCGTCGTCGGCGAGGTGACCAGAGAGAAGGTCGAAATCGCCCGCGAGGCGTGTCACATCGTCGAGGAGGAGACCGCCGAGCACGACCCCTGGCAGGCGTTCGCCGCCGTCGTCGGCAAGGGGACCGGCGTGAAGGGGGACAACCGCGTCCACGGCTGGATCGTCTCGGTCCGCTCGGTCGAGTCCCGCGACGGGATGACCGCGCGCGCGCAGGAACTCCCCTGGGAGACGCTCCAGCGCATCCAGTCGCGGATCACCGGCGAGAACGAGAACGTCGCCCGCGTGGTCTACGACGTGACGCACAAACCGCCCGCGACCATCGAGTACGAATGA
- the pyrG gene encoding glutamine hydrolyzing CTP synthase, whose protein sequence is MPKEPDTGYDPTLGRKFIFVTGGVMSGLGKGITAASTGRLLSNAGFDVTAVKIDPYLNVDAGTMNPYQHGEVYVLKDGGEVDLDLGNYERFLGVDMTSDHNVTTGKTYQHVIEKERAGDYLGKTVQIIPHITDDIKRRIREAAEGTDVCIVEVGGTVGDIEGMPYLEALRQFAHEEDDGDILFTHVTLVPYSKNGEQKTKPTQHSVKELRSIGLQPDILVGRCENELEPKTKEKIALFCDVPTEAVFSNADVEDVYHVPLMVEEEGLDQYVMERLNLDSEALPPEERENRWRELVTRERTEEVDIALVGKYDLEDAYMSVHEALKHAGIERRAEVNVLWVDSDEMLDRHENRLKEADGVVVPGGFGSRGIEGKLKAVEYCRENDVPFLGLCLGFQMAVVEHARNVLGFEDAHSAELDPDTEHPVIDILPEQYEVNDMGGTMRLGAHDTAIEPGSLAERVYGDTVCTERHRHRYEVNPEYIEELEAGALDFSGRADNRMEILERTDHPFFLGTQFHPEFRSRPDRASPPFVGFLDAVAGELDARDLADKGVQA, encoded by the coding sequence ATGCCGAAGGAACCCGACACCGGGTACGACCCCACGCTGGGTCGGAAGTTCATTTTCGTGACCGGCGGGGTGATGTCCGGACTGGGCAAGGGGATCACCGCCGCGAGTACCGGCCGTCTGCTGTCGAACGCGGGCTTCGACGTGACCGCGGTCAAGATCGACCCGTACCTCAACGTCGACGCGGGGACGATGAACCCCTACCAGCACGGCGAGGTATATGTGTTAAAGGACGGCGGCGAGGTCGACCTCGACCTCGGAAACTACGAGCGCTTCCTCGGGGTCGACATGACCTCCGATCACAACGTCACCACGGGGAAGACCTACCAGCACGTCATCGAGAAGGAGCGCGCGGGCGACTACCTGGGCAAGACCGTCCAGATCATCCCGCACATCACCGACGACATCAAGCGTCGCATCCGCGAGGCCGCGGAGGGAACCGACGTCTGCATCGTCGAGGTCGGCGGGACGGTGGGAGACATCGAGGGGATGCCCTACCTGGAGGCGCTGCGGCAGTTCGCCCACGAGGAGGACGACGGCGACATCCTCTTCACGCACGTCACGCTCGTGCCCTACTCGAAGAACGGCGAGCAGAAGACGAAGCCGACCCAGCACTCGGTGAAGGAACTCCGCTCGATCGGCCTCCAGCCCGACATCCTCGTCGGACGCTGTGAGAACGAACTCGAACCGAAGACGAAGGAGAAGATCGCGCTCTTCTGCGACGTCCCGACGGAGGCGGTCTTCTCGAACGCCGACGTCGAAGACGTCTACCACGTCCCGCTGATGGTCGAAGAGGAGGGGCTCGACCAGTACGTGATGGAGCGGCTGAACCTCGATTCGGAGGCGCTGCCGCCCGAGGAGCGAGAGAACCGCTGGCGGGAACTGGTCACCCGCGAGCGGACCGAGGAGGTCGACATCGCCCTCGTCGGGAAGTACGACCTCGAAGACGCCTACATGTCCGTCCACGAGGCGCTGAAGCACGCGGGCATCGAGCGCAGAGCGGAAGTGAACGTCCTGTGGGTCGACTCCGACGAGATGCTCGACCGGCACGAAAACAGGTTGAAAGAGGCCGACGGCGTCGTCGTCCCCGGCGGGTTCGGCTCCCGCGGCATCGAGGGGAAACTGAAGGCGGTCGAGTACTGTCGGGAGAACGACGTCCCCTTCCTGGGGCTCTGTCTCGGCTTCCAGATGGCGGTCGTCGAGCACGCGAGAAACGTCCTCGGGTTCGAGGACGCCCACTCCGCGGAACTGGATCCCGACACCGAACACCCCGTCATCGACATCCTCCCCGAGCAGTACGAGGTCAACGACATGGGCGGGACGATGCGTCTGGGCGCGCACGACACGGCCATCGAGCCCGGATCGCTCGCCGAGCGGGTCTACGGCGACACCGTCTGTACGGAGCGGCACCGGCACCGCTACGAGGTCAACCCCGAGTACATCGAGGAGTTGGAGGCGGGCGCGCTCGACTTCTCGGGGCGGGCCGACAACCGGATGGAGATCCTCGAACGCACCGACCACCCGTTCTTCCTCGGGACGCAGTTCCACCCCGAGTTCCGCTCGCGGCCGGACCGGGCGAGCCCGCCGTTCGTCGGGTTCCTCGACGCCGTCGCCGGGGAGTTGGACGCGCGTGACCTCGCGGACAAGGGGGTGCAGGCCTGA